The Phycisphaeraceae bacterium genome has a window encoding:
- a CDS encoding S41 family peptidase: MMHLAPTVTNDSPVIPSDRTLASRPRTTVRQPRRRVALATLTAFMAIGWGTATPVSAQDGGLTIGEWSQAVWQSARSGDRETLDAYLRRKPQGFDDERLAAVREGLEAYRVNREAAVQQRAEQRQQALASLQQEMEVDHLPQALRAAVKYQSFCDSFDEALAQPEMRSVLERAMREIPQAEAERDWLYAQDLLFHVRTLYDDTSERALFNKYDRELKAVNRRLVMLLAYAPDKLHALQVRMAQRRGEKPLGEFNPNNAPDWRERVQNITPRMISLALQTAAHEHIEAGGASLWRPILQGGLDAMELLATTEDIRDVPEFAGLRDAEAVQRWLEQVRDQSQFLSRMPDAAIRNSQLDTVLSALRQANESTIRLPHEVILREFGEGAIFSLSSATEDDYTDIIWPDQVRRFRQQTEGSFIGVGIIIGHNDLREIVVVNPLEGTPAFRAGLRPDDVIVQVDGKPTTGWSLNDAVDRITGREGTEVVLGLRRTGHDGLLERRIKRERIELPSVKGWYKSGLDAKGKPVWDWMIDPVNRIGYIRITSFSEDTTNDVRKAWNEMRGRGVRGLIVDLRHNPGGLLDQARNIANLFIRTGEVVSIESKDASRREVLEAYASQASIADAGVDVVVLVNKGSASASEIVSGAVQAHGAGLIVGTRTWGKGSVQRVAFVSRNPDAQIKVTTQYYRLPAKPGEQQGRIVHRRPGAEVWGVDPDIIVDMTPEQVVGAIDLREAADLIANDGEPKERPDVRKLITSGVDPQLETALLILQARSIATMPNAHARLD, translated from the coding sequence ATGATGCACCTCGCGCCCACCGTGACGAACGACTCTCCCGTCATTCCATCTGATCGCACCCTGGCGAGCCGTCCGAGGACGACGGTGCGGCAGCCACGGCGCCGGGTCGCGCTGGCGACGCTGACGGCGTTCATGGCCATCGGCTGGGGGACGGCGACTCCTGTGTCCGCCCAGGACGGCGGACTCACGATTGGCGAGTGGTCGCAGGCGGTGTGGCAGTCGGCGCGATCAGGCGACCGGGAGACGCTCGACGCCTACCTGCGCCGCAAGCCGCAGGGCTTCGACGATGAGCGTCTGGCCGCAGTCCGCGAGGGGCTGGAGGCGTACCGCGTCAACCGCGAGGCGGCGGTGCAGCAGCGGGCCGAACAGCGCCAGCAGGCGCTGGCGTCGCTGCAGCAGGAGATGGAGGTCGATCACCTGCCCCAGGCGCTGCGGGCGGCGGTGAAGTACCAGTCCTTCTGCGATTCCTTCGATGAAGCGCTCGCCCAGCCGGAAATGCGGTCGGTGCTCGAACGCGCCATGCGTGAGATCCCCCAGGCGGAGGCGGAGCGCGACTGGCTGTACGCGCAGGATCTGCTGTTCCACGTCCGCACCCTGTATGACGACACGTCAGAGCGGGCGCTGTTCAACAAGTACGACCGCGAACTCAAGGCCGTCAACCGGCGGCTGGTGATGCTGCTGGCCTACGCGCCCGACAAACTGCACGCGCTGCAGGTGCGCATGGCGCAGCGCCGGGGCGAAAAGCCGCTGGGCGAGTTCAACCCCAACAACGCGCCGGATTGGCGCGAGCGCGTGCAGAACATCACGCCGCGCATGATCAGTCTGGCGCTGCAGACGGCGGCGCACGAGCACATCGAGGCGGGGGGCGCCTCGCTCTGGCGACCCATCCTGCAGGGCGGGCTGGACGCCATGGAGTTGCTGGCCACCACCGAGGACATCCGCGACGTGCCCGAGTTCGCCGGCCTGCGCGACGCCGAGGCGGTCCAGCGCTGGCTCGAGCAGGTGCGTGATCAGTCGCAGTTCCTCAGCCGGATGCCCGATGCGGCCATTCGCAACAGTCAGCTCGACACCGTGCTGAGCGCCCTCCGGCAGGCCAACGAGTCCACCATCCGCCTGCCGCACGAAGTCATCCTGCGGGAGTTCGGCGAAGGAGCGATCTTCTCGCTCAGTTCCGCCACCGAGGACGATTACACCGACATCATCTGGCCTGACCAGGTGCGGCGTTTCCGTCAGCAGACGGAAGGCAGCTTCATCGGCGTGGGCATCATCATCGGTCACAACGACCTGCGTGAGATCGTCGTCGTGAACCCGTTGGAAGGCACGCCGGCCTTCCGGGCCGGACTTCGTCCGGACGACGTCATCGTGCAGGTGGACGGCAAGCCGACCACGGGCTGGTCGCTCAACGACGCCGTGGACCGCATCACGGGGCGCGAAGGGACCGAGGTGGTGCTGGGACTGCGCCGGACCGGACACGATGGACTGCTGGAGCGCCGCATCAAGCGAGAACGCATCGAGTTGCCCTCCGTGAAGGGATGGTACAAGTCCGGGCTCGACGCCAAGGGCAAGCCCGTGTGGGATTGGATGATCGATCCCGTCAACCGCATCGGATACATCCGCATCACCTCGTTCAGCGAGGACACCACCAACGACGTTCGCAAGGCGTGGAACGAGATGCGCGGCAGGGGGGTGCGCGGCCTGATCGTCGATCTGCGGCACAACCCCGGAGGCCTGCTCGACCAGGCCCGCAATATCGCCAACCTGTTCATTCGCACCGGCGAGGTGGTCTCCATCGAATCGAAGGACGCCTCGAGGCGGGAAGTACTGGAGGCCTACGCCTCCCAGGCCTCCATCGCCGACGCGGGCGTGGACGTGGTCGTGCTGGTGAACAAGGGTTCGGCCAGCGCCAGCGAGATCGTCTCCGGCGCGGTGCAGGCCCACGGGGCGGGGCTGATCGTCGGTACGCGCACGTGGGGCAAGGGCAGCGTGCAGCGGGTGGCCTTCGTCTCCCGCAACCCCGACGCGCAGATCAAGGTCACGACCCAGTACTACCGACTCCCCGCCAAGCCCGGTGAGCAGCAGGGACGCATCGTTCACCGACGCCCCGGCGCGGAGGTGTGGGGCGTGGACCCCGACATCATCGTGGACATGACGCCCGAGCAGGTGGTCGGCGCCATCGACCTGCGCGAAGCCGCCGACCTGATCGCCAACGATGGCGAACCCAAGGAGCGTCCGGACGTTCGCAAACTGATCACGTCAGGCGTGGACCCGCAGTTGGAGACCGCCCTGCTGATTCTCCAGGCACGTTCGATCGCCACCATGCCCAACGCCCATGCTCGTCTGGACTGA
- a CDS encoding 2-oxo acid dehydrogenase subunit E2 has product MPIQITMPRLSDTMQSGTVIKWNVKEGDEVASGQAIADIETDKATMEMQVYDAGTVAKIVVPEGQMVDVGAVIAVLAEEGEDVKQAAASVKGGATATKATGGGEDKSTGSTGGATAVAEPSSAPRRPAAASAPAPSDNGHHREDEATGEDVRLRVSPVARRLADEHGIDVKSIDGTGPHGRVIKRDVLAAIEKGPAAASTAASPAAPQVLAPASPVFKPGKAPLSNMRQTIARRLVDSKTTIPHYQVTFTFNMDPLLDLRRTINAQLEPQGVKLSVNDFLVRACALAIHQHPEFNASWGGDHLLIKPDVNVGVAVSLPREKGGGLVVAVIRNADRKGLRLISEETRVLADKARTRGLTIEEMSDSTFTISNLGMYGVEHFTAIINPPNSAILAVGAAVEKPVVRNGAIVIGHEMQATLSLDHRIIDGAMAAQYLQTLRQMIENPATLLV; this is encoded by the coding sequence ATGCCCATTCAAATCACCATGCCGCGCCTTTCGGACACGATGCAGTCCGGCACCGTGATCAAGTGGAACGTCAAGGAAGGCGACGAGGTCGCCTCCGGACAGGCCATCGCCGACATCGAGACTGACAAGGCCACCATGGAGATGCAGGTCTACGACGCCGGCACCGTGGCGAAGATCGTGGTTCCCGAGGGCCAGATGGTGGACGTGGGCGCCGTGATCGCGGTGCTCGCCGAGGAAGGCGAGGATGTGAAGCAGGCCGCCGCATCGGTCAAGGGCGGGGCGACCGCGACGAAGGCGACCGGCGGGGGCGAGGACAAGTCAACCGGCTCGACCGGCGGCGCCACCGCGGTCGCCGAGCCGTCGTCGGCGCCGCGCAGGCCCGCCGCGGCGTCCGCGCCGGCGCCGAGCGACAATGGTCATCACCGTGAGGATGAGGCGACGGGCGAGGATGTCCGTCTCCGCGTCAGCCCCGTGGCGCGCCGTCTGGCTGACGAGCACGGCATCGATGTCAAATCCATCGACGGCACCGGCCCGCACGGGCGCGTCATCAAGCGTGACGTGCTGGCGGCGATCGAGAAAGGCCCCGCGGCCGCGTCAACCGCCGCGAGCCCCGCCGCGCCGCAGGTTCTTGCACCGGCCTCACCTGTGTTCAAGCCCGGCAAGGCGCCGCTCTCAAACATGCGGCAGACCATCGCGCGGCGGCTGGTTGATTCCAAGACCACCATCCCGCACTATCAGGTCACGTTCACGTTCAACATGGACCCGCTGCTCGATCTGCGCAGGACCATCAACGCACAGCTCGAGCCGCAGGGCGTCAAGCTCAGCGTCAACGACTTCCTGGTGCGCGCCTGCGCGCTGGCGATTCACCAGCATCCGGAGTTCAACGCCTCCTGGGGCGGCGATCATCTCCTCATCAAGCCCGATGTCAACGTGGGCGTGGCGGTATCGCTGCCGCGCGAGAAGGGCGGCGGGCTGGTCGTCGCCGTCATCCGCAACGCCGACCGCAAGGGTCTGCGGCTGATCTCCGAGGAGACCCGCGTCCTGGCCGACAAGGCGCGGACGCGCGGGCTCACCATCGAGGAGATGTCCGACTCCACCTTCACCATCTCCAATCTCGGGATGTACGGCGTGGAGCACTTCACCGCCATCATCAACCCGCCCAACAGCGCGATCCTCGCGGTGGGCGCCGCGGTCGAGAAGCCCGTGGTCCGCAACGGGGCCATCGTCATCGGTCACGAAATGCAGGCCACGCTGTCGCTCGACCATCGCATCATCGACGGCGCCATGGCGGCCCAGTACCTTCAGACGCTCCGGCAGATGATCGAAAACCCGGCCACGCTTCTGGTGTGA
- the pdhA gene encoding pyruvate dehydrogenase (acetyl-transferring) E1 component subunit alpha, whose amino-acid sequence MTTLTPSRATPTDPSDGLSTETLTRWLRDMVLIREFEVRCMQAYQNKQIGGFCHIYIGQEAVAVGCTAAMRPEDPMVTAYRDHGHALARGMHPKYCMAEMFGRIGGCAKGKGGSMHMFDKRNNLFGGHGIVGAQTPLGAGLAFATKYEDEVLKGGRNTRVTLCFLGDGALNQGAFHEAMNLAGLFDLPVIFVVENNGYSMGTAISRGTTMGHDISTKALGYGIESAVIDGMDVRKVYDGMKPLVDWCREKSRPAFVDMRTYRYKGHSMSDPRKYRTKEEEAQWEASDPIERLAGYLMDERGMTEEAYKELQKDVSREVRDAIKWAEESPEPPLDELYTDVYTDVWGPYKGTSLPRMLEE is encoded by the coding sequence ATGACCACGCTGACCCCGTCCCGAGCCACGCCGACCGACCCCTCCGACGGGCTCTCCACGGAAACGCTCACTCGCTGGCTCCGCGACATGGTGTTGATCCGTGAGTTCGAGGTGCGCTGCATGCAGGCGTACCAGAACAAGCAGATCGGCGGCTTCTGCCACATCTACATCGGGCAGGAGGCGGTCGCCGTGGGCTGCACCGCCGCCATGCGGCCCGAAGATCCCATGGTCACCGCCTACCGCGATCACGGTCACGCTCTGGCCCGCGGCATGCACCCGAAGTACTGCATGGCCGAGATGTTCGGCCGAATCGGTGGATGCGCCAAGGGCAAGGGCGGGTCGATGCACATGTTCGACAAGCGCAACAACCTCTTCGGCGGACACGGCATCGTCGGGGCGCAGACCCCGCTCGGCGCCGGGCTGGCCTTCGCCACCAAGTACGAGGACGAGGTTCTCAAGGGCGGCCGGAATACGCGCGTCACGCTCTGCTTCCTCGGAGATGGTGCGCTCAACCAGGGCGCGTTCCACGAGGCCATGAATCTGGCCGGGCTGTTCGACCTGCCGGTCATCTTCGTGGTGGAGAACAACGGCTACTCGATGGGCACCGCCATTTCGCGCGGAACCACGATGGGGCACGATATCTCCACCAAGGCGCTCGGGTACGGCATCGAAAGCGCGGTCATCGACGGCATGGACGTGCGCAAGGTCTACGACGGCATGAAGCCGCTGGTGGACTGGTGCCGCGAGAAATCACGCCCCGCGTTCGTGGACATGCGCACCTACCGGTACAAGGGGCACTCGATGTCCGACCCCCGCAAGTACCGCACCAAGGAGGAGGAGGCGCAGTGGGAGGCCTCCGACCCCATCGAACGGCTCGCGGGTTATCTCATGGATGAGCGGGGCATGACGGAGGAGGCGTACAAGGAGCTTCAGAAGGATGTCTCCCGCGAAGTCCGCGACGCCATCAAGTGGGCCGAGGAGTCGCCCGAGCCGCCGCTCGACGAGTTGTACACCGATGTCTACACCGACGTCTGGGGGCCGTATAAGGGCACTTCGCTGCCGCGGATGCTCGAGGAGTAG
- a CDS encoding pyruvate dehydrogenase complex E1 component subunit beta, whose protein sequence is MSTPTSGGRIRALRCRGCSRSRRQTRGRAPRATATTTTDNREPRTDNPMTATREIEFRDALREAMTEEMRRDERVFLLGEEVAQYDGAYKVSKGMLAEFGPRRIIDTPISESGFAGMAIGAAMMGLRPIVEFMSWSFSLVAADPILNNAPKMLYMSGGQFGCPIVFRGNDGAGGQLGSTHSWCVESLYANVPGLKMAIPSDPYDAKGLLKTAIRDDNPVFFLESERMLGNKGHVPEEEYLIPFGQAKVRREGKDCTLISFGRPVHFCMEAAEQLAREGIDCEVIDGRTIRPLDIDSMARSVRKTNYCVVVDQSWPFASVASEVVAQVQERCFDDLDNHVHRVNADDVPTPYAQNLEQAYLPNARKICEAVRACTYNA, encoded by the coding sequence ATGTCTACACCGACGTCTGGGGGCCGTATAAGGGCACTTCGCTGCCGCGGATGCTCGAGGAGTAGACGTCAGACACGAGGTCGGGCGCCAAGAGCCACTGCGACAACGACAACCGACAACCGAGAACCGAGAACCGACAACCCCATGACAGCCACCCGTGAAATCGAGTTCCGCGACGCGCTCCGCGAGGCCATGACCGAGGAGATGCGCCGGGATGAGCGCGTCTTCCTGCTGGGTGAGGAAGTCGCCCAGTACGACGGCGCGTACAAGGTGTCCAAGGGCATGCTGGCCGAGTTCGGCCCGCGCCGCATCATCGACACGCCTATCTCCGAGTCCGGCTTCGCGGGCATGGCCATCGGCGCCGCCATGATGGGGCTGCGCCCCATCGTCGAGTTCATGTCGTGGTCCTTTTCGCTGGTGGCGGCGGACCCCATCCTCAACAACGCGCCCAAGATGCTCTACATGTCCGGCGGGCAGTTCGGCTGTCCCATCGTCTTTCGCGGCAACGACGGCGCGGGCGGACAGCTCGGCTCCACGCACTCCTGGTGCGTGGAGTCCCTCTACGCCAACGTGCCGGGGCTCAAGATGGCCATCCCCTCCGATCCCTACGACGCCAAGGGGCTGCTCAAGACCGCCATCCGCGATGACAACCCGGTCTTCTTCCTCGAGTCCGAACGCATGCTCGGCAACAAGGGCCACGTGCCCGAGGAGGAGTACCTCATCCCCTTCGGCCAGGCCAAGGTCCGCCGCGAGGGCAAGGACTGCACGCTGATCTCCTTCGGACGACCCGTGCACTTCTGCATGGAGGCGGCGGAGCAGCTGGCCAGGGAAGGCATTGACTGCGAAGTCATCGACGGCCGCACCATCCGCCCGCTTGACATCGATTCGATGGCTCGCAGCGTGCGCAAGACGAACTACTGCGTGGTCGTCGATCAGTCGTGGCCCTTCGCCTCGGTCGCGTCCGAGGTGGTGGCGCAGGTGCAGGAACGCTGTTTCGACGATCTGGACAACCACGTTCATCGCGTGAATGCCGATGACGTGCCCACACCCTACGCGCAGAATCTGGAGCAGGCCTACCTGCCCAACGCCCGCAAGATCTGCGAAGCGGTGCGGGCCTGTACGTACAACGCGTGA
- a CDS encoding tetratricopeptide repeat protein: MSRTGRHGTRSSGASPIHAALVTASILFGLIGLTSCKESGSGQPTQGGAAPSPGGNGSSPGTRLTPAQIEDALVAASRYVEQGEPVKAEIILADLVTKAPGLSRAHELLGKAAFHQAAKAEQGGDEHEARRLYAAAADHYDEAVRLDAMSAGLACSAGEIAIRAGRVERAIEHLRAAGRLDPADPRAPMLEASMLLTLRRIPEARTAIDRAFALDPDEPYILATLAAVLAEEGDQPAALRTIRQARGLAPASLQTAFRALEAKFLRQSGEPAKALELLLPLSPAVQQEESVTTEIAAAYAALGQPDRAAEVWVRRYESTRDWRAAVEVARYAAKAGLMDEAWRWHRTVQMTLGDHHVVKSLAEELRQAPGQAGGG, from the coding sequence ATGAGCCGGACGGGACGACATGGCACGCGATCAAGCGGGGCATCGCCGATTCATGCCGCGCTCGTCACGGCATCCATCCTGTTCGGGCTCATCGGACTGACATCCTGCAAGGAATCCGGATCAGGGCAGCCGACTCAGGGCGGCGCCGCGCCCTCACCTGGTGGGAATGGTTCTTCCCCCGGCACGCGCCTGACGCCCGCGCAGATCGAAGACGCCCTCGTCGCCGCCTCGCGGTATGTCGAACAGGGGGAGCCGGTGAAGGCGGAGATCATCCTGGCGGATCTGGTGACCAAGGCCCCCGGCTTGTCACGGGCGCACGAACTGCTCGGGAAGGCGGCCTTTCACCAGGCCGCCAAGGCGGAACAGGGGGGCGACGAGCATGAGGCGCGTCGCCTCTACGCCGCCGCCGCCGACCACTACGATGAGGCGGTGCGCCTGGACGCGATGTCCGCCGGGCTTGCCTGCAGCGCCGGCGAAATCGCCATTCGCGCCGGCCGCGTCGAACGGGCCATCGAGCATCTGCGCGCGGCGGGACGTCTCGATCCGGCTGATCCGCGGGCGCCGATGCTCGAGGCCTCGATGCTGCTGACGCTCAGGCGGATTCCCGAGGCCCGCACGGCGATTGATCGGGCGTTCGCGCTGGATCCCGACGAGCCCTACATCCTGGCGACGCTGGCGGCGGTGCTGGCGGAGGAGGGCGATCAGCCAGCCGCTCTGCGGACCATCCGACAGGCCCGCGGGCTGGCGCCGGCGTCGCTGCAGACGGCCTTCCGGGCGCTGGAGGCGAAGTTCCTGCGTCAGTCGGGTGAGCCGGCCAAGGCGCTGGAACTGCTGCTGCCGCTCTCGCCCGCGGTGCAGCAGGAGGAGTCGGTTACCACGGAGATTGCCGCCGCCTACGCGGCGCTGGGTCAGCCCGATCGTGCCGCGGAGGTCTGGGTGAGGCGGTACGAATCCACCCGGGACTGGCGGGCGGCGGTGGAAGTCGCTCGCTACGCGGCCAAGGCGGGGTTGATGGACGAGGCCTGGCGATGGCATCGCACGGTACAGATGACGCTGGGCGACCATCACGTCGTGAAGTCGCTGGCGGAGGAACTGCGTCAGGCGCCGGGCCAGGCCGGAGGTGGGTGA
- a CDS encoding CPBP family intramembrane metalloprotease, whose amino-acid sequence MSTAAETHRPAGMTRQAWLALLVLVPAPSIGVLLAMPDGAGTLGKVIYAAMKAWILVLPILWMLSVNGRLAWPAWSWKGTGVGLLWGVGVAAAILAGFFAFGPQLVDVQQVRAKAMETGLADPRLFIPFFVYLCLVNSLLEEYVWRWFVYGRCRDIMPRAPGWAPVVLSAGLFTIHHAVALSMQMAWLPALLGSTGVMVGGIIWGGLYRRYGRIWPCWISHVIADVAVAVVAWRLIHGG is encoded by the coding sequence ATGAGCACCGCCGCAGAGACGCATCGACCAGCAGGCATGACCCGTCAGGCGTGGTTGGCGCTGCTGGTGCTGGTTCCCGCCCCCTCCATCGGTGTGCTGCTGGCCATGCCGGATGGCGCCGGGACGCTCGGAAAGGTCATCTATGCCGCCATGAAGGCGTGGATTCTCGTACTTCCGATTCTGTGGATGCTTTCCGTGAACGGGCGTCTGGCCTGGCCCGCCTGGTCATGGAAGGGCACGGGCGTCGGCCTCCTCTGGGGTGTGGGCGTCGCCGCGGCGATCCTGGCGGGCTTCTTCGCCTTCGGTCCCCAGCTGGTGGATGTTCAGCAGGTGCGCGCCAAGGCGATGGAGACCGGTCTGGCCGACCCGCGCCTGTTCATTCCCTTCTTTGTCTACCTGTGTCTCGTGAACTCCCTGCTGGAGGAGTACGTCTGGCGATGGTTCGTGTATGGTCGTTGTCGTGACATCATGCCCCGGGCGCCGGGGTGGGCGCCGGTGGTGCTGTCGGCGGGACTGTTCACCATTCACCACGCCGTGGCGCTGTCGATGCAGATGGCCTGGCTGCCCGCGCTGCTGGGCTCCACGGGCGTTATGGTCGGAGGGATCATCTGGGGCGGGTTGTATCGGCGCTACGGTCGCATCTGGCCTTGCTGGATCAGCCACGTGATCGCGGACGTGGCCGTGGCGGTCGTGGCCTGGCGGCTGATTCACGGCGGATGA
- a CDS encoding nucleoside monophosphate kinase — MPNRYKTVLLFGPPGAGKGTQGKILGKIPGFFHLACGDVFRSLDINSSLGRKFYEYSSRGELVPDDLTIEMWRENMHAQTVLSLYKPSVDLLILDGIPRNVGQAQVMKKHLDVLGVVHLTCKDIDEMVHRMKRRALKENRLDDVDEKVIRRRFDVYERETAPVLAQYDPSIIHEVDASGSPARVLMHVLEVVVPIQDAHFKQAV; from the coding sequence ATGCCCAATCGATACAAGACCGTTCTCCTCTTCGGTCCCCCGGGCGCCGGCAAGGGCACGCAGGGCAAGATCCTGGGCAAGATCCCCGGCTTTTTTCACCTGGCCTGCGGCGACGTGTTCCGATCCCTGGACATCAACTCATCGCTGGGCCGCAAGTTCTATGAGTACTCCTCGCGCGGCGAACTGGTGCCCGACGACCTGACCATCGAGATGTGGCGTGAGAACATGCACGCCCAGACCGTGCTTTCGCTCTACAAGCCCTCGGTCGATCTGCTGATTCTCGACGGCATTCCCCGCAACGTGGGGCAGGCCCAGGTCATGAAGAAGCACCTGGACGTGCTCGGCGTCGTCCACCTGACCTGCAAGGACATCGATGAGATGGTCCACCGCATGAAGCGGCGCGCCCTCAAGGAGAACCGCCTCGACGACGTGGATGAGAAGGTCATCCGAAGGCGGTTCGACGTGTACGAACGCGAAACCGCCCCGGTGCTGGCCCAGTACGACCCGTCGATCATCCACGAGGTGGACGCCTCCGGCTCGCCCGCGCGAGTGCTGATGCACGTGCTCGAAGTCGTCGTTCCGATCCAGGACGCCCATTTCAAGCAAGCGGTGTGA
- a CDS encoding glycosyltransferase family 39 protein produces MPGSGWRWLRNNWLIACLWSAAILLSFLSLRTTPMTRTQEARVLVTAREMAADGPRAWLIPHMNGEPRLQKPPLAYWTAASLFKWLPDEPWLARVPFQMAGWMTVVVVMVFTWRLAGRRAGLLAGALLAGMYSFRRHTIFAETDVAVMLFITMAAWSMWEFGRTWAARSQSPRPPSAGRGGLHARCFESGCGWAHLAGLTMGLAVLAKGLQAVMPLLFLVAWALAAGRPAIIWRWCLSGAPVTLLLVAAPWFVYVMQTPEWTTLLHEVDVALEGGSHVRPFWFYGPKLLEASLPWSPVMVLAMAAAVSRCRGDQAARTGLIWLGSVVVPLSIAAQKQNHYALAALPPLGMLGGWVIDLAWRGVDERLRRFTGATLDGALIVLGVIGLLLLGVGLAPSELTREPPESLFPAAITGLLLVTVVTLSWLFSRRDPVRRGSACLAAFAVGMAAILGLWVPSRRGTTVEHVASYLRETFPDRPTVQLGVLDPILIFLYGDVLPHVTAPEDVIRLMQSHPDLVVVALHDPDEAEPDLPGMIEVHEFIVEDDEFSIMVAGEAATPPEQPGQ; encoded by the coding sequence ATGCCGGGTTCCGGATGGCGATGGCTTCGGAACAACTGGCTGATCGCCTGCCTCTGGTCGGCGGCGATCCTGCTCAGTTTTCTTTCGCTGCGCACCACCCCCATGACTCGCACCCAGGAAGCCCGGGTGCTGGTGACGGCGCGGGAAATGGCGGCCGACGGTCCGCGGGCGTGGCTGATCCCGCACATGAACGGCGAACCGCGGCTGCAGAAGCCGCCCTTGGCGTACTGGACGGCGGCCTCGCTGTTCAAATGGCTCCCGGATGAGCCGTGGCTGGCGCGTGTGCCATTTCAGATGGCCGGGTGGATGACCGTGGTTGTCGTGATGGTCTTCACGTGGCGACTGGCGGGGAGACGGGCCGGCCTGCTCGCCGGCGCTCTGCTGGCGGGCATGTATTCATTCCGGCGCCACACCATTTTCGCGGAAACCGACGTGGCGGTGATGCTGTTCATCACCATGGCCGCCTGGTCGATGTGGGAGTTCGGGCGGACCTGGGCGGCGCGAAGCCAGTCGCCCAGGCCCCCATCCGCTGGACGCGGCGGGCTTCATGCCCGGTGTTTCGAGTCGGGTTGCGGCTGGGCGCATCTGGCGGGGTTGACGATGGGTCTGGCCGTCCTTGCCAAGGGCCTTCAGGCGGTCATGCCGCTTCTGTTCCTGGTGGCATGGGCGCTGGCGGCTGGGCGGCCGGCGATCATCTGGCGCTGGTGCCTCTCAGGCGCCCCCGTCACGTTGCTGCTCGTCGCCGCGCCGTGGTTTGTCTACGTCATGCAGACGCCTGAATGGACGACGCTGCTGCACGAGGTGGACGTGGCGCTGGAAGGCGGCTCACATGTCCGTCCATTCTGGTTCTATGGACCGAAGCTGCTCGAGGCCTCGCTGCCGTGGTCGCCGGTGATGGTGCTGGCGATGGCGGCGGCAGTGTCCCGTTGTCGTGGCGATCAGGCGGCCCGCACCGGGCTGATCTGGCTGGGTTCGGTGGTCGTACCGCTCTCGATCGCGGCGCAGAAGCAGAACCATTACGCCCTGGCGGCCCTGCCGCCCCTGGGGATGCTCGGCGGTTGGGTGATCGACCTGGCGTGGCGCGGAGTGGATGAGCGGCTTCGACGCTTCACCGGTGCGACGCTCGACGGCGCGTTGATCGTCCTCGGCGTGATCGGGCTGCTGCTGCTCGGCGTCGGGCTGGCGCCGAGCGAACTCACCCGCGAGCCGCCGGAGTCGCTTTTTCCCGCCGCGATCACGGGGCTGCTCCTCGTGACGGTCGTGACGTTGTCGTGGCTGTTCTCCCGGCGCGACCCGGTCAGGCGCGGTTCAGCGTGTCTGGCGGCGTTCGCCGTGGGGATGGCCGCCATTCTCGGGTTGTGGGTGCCGTCCAGACGGGGGACGACCGTTGAGCACGTGGCCTCGTACCTGCGTGAAACGTTTCCGGATCGACCCACGGTGCAACTGGGGGTGCTTGATCCGATCCTGATCTTTCTCTACGGCGACGTTCTGCCGCACGTGACCGCCCCCGAGGACGTGATCCGCCTGATGCAGTCCCATCCCGACCTGGTGGTGGTGGCGCTCCACGACCCGGACGAGGCGGAGCCGGACCTTCCGGGAATGATCGAGGTCCACGAGTTCATCGTGGAAGATGACGAGTTCAGCATCATGGTGGCGGGCGAGGCCGCGACCCCGCCTGAACAACCGGGCCAATGA